In one window of Methanosarcina vacuolata Z-761 DNA:
- a CDS encoding matrixin family metalloprotease yields MVLILPTVSAASETNPERILDYPWDHSPITVYIDDSNVPEHYSPTYYAQIEKAMKYWEEGGNGNLEFTPVFKLVDSKEADIRIKWVENLEIVEGAPPGVAGYASPMVSDGRYVKVDIVLEVGNYQGKAWRQYGDGTMLSVAKHEFGHALGLGHSSNRRDIMYPEYEQREDLNPLLLSKYGPILRMAALAAFAVLLYLGVSWQRSRKKRKKLEDKYFK; encoded by the coding sequence ATGGTACTTATTTTACCTACTGTCTCAGCTGCATCTGAAACGAATCCGGAAAGAATTCTGGATTATCCATGGGACCACTCTCCTATTACTGTATATATTGATGACAGCAATGTTCCCGAGCACTACAGCCCTACCTATTATGCACAAATAGAAAAGGCTATGAAATACTGGGAGGAGGGAGGAAACGGAAACCTTGAGTTTACGCCTGTTTTCAAACTTGTGGATTCGAAAGAAGCTGATATCAGGATAAAATGGGTTGAAAATCTGGAGATCGTTGAAGGGGCTCCCCCAGGCGTTGCTGGCTATGCAAGTCCCATGGTATCTGATGGGCGATATGTAAAGGTCGACATAGTGCTTGAGGTAGGAAATTATCAGGGAAAAGCCTGGCGCCAGTATGGGGACGGGACAATGCTTTCTGTTGCAAAACATGAATTCGGGCACGCTCTGGGCCTGGGTCACAGCAGCAACAGAAGGGATATCATGTATCCTGAATACGAGCAAAGAGAAGATCTAAACCCTCTCCTCCTTAGCAAGTATGGGCCCATACTGCGTATGGCAGCTCTTGCAGCTTTTGCAGTTCTCCTGTACCTCGGGGTAAGCTGGCAGCGCAGCAGGAAAAAAAGAAAAAAACTTGAGGATAAGTATTTCAAGTAA